The Paralichthys olivaceus isolate ysfri-2021 chromosome 9, ASM2471397v2, whole genome shotgun sequence genome contains a region encoding:
- the LOC109625691 gene encoding heterogeneous nuclear ribonucleoprotein H isoform X2 translates to MADEGYVVRIRGLPWSCSVDEVQRFFSDCKVINNGGGGGIHFTYTREGRPSGEAFVELETEEDLKIAVKKDRETMGHRYVEVFKSNNVEMDWVMKHTGPNCPETAGDGLVRLRGLPFGCSKEEIVQFFSGLEIVPNGITLPVDIQGRSTGEAFVQFASQDIAEKALKKHKERIGHRYIEIFKSSRAEVRTHYEPQRKPMGMQRPGPYDRPSGGRGYNMMGRGGSYDRMRRGGYGGGVSDGRYGDGGSSFQSTTGHCVHMRGLPYRATETDIYNFFSPLNPVRVHIEIGPDGRVTGEADVEFATHEDAVAAMSKDKANMQHRYVELFLNSTAGGSNGAYGSQMMGGMGNQSSYSSGQLSSGYSGGYSSQGNMGGYNDYSNQGGMGSSYYGSSGGGGSRGSMNGLGGGWGM, encoded by the exons ATGGCAGATGAAGGATACGTCGTACGCATCAGGGGTCTCCCTTGGTCTTGCTCAGTGGACGAAGTACAGAGGTTTTTCTCAG ATTGCAAGGTCATCAACAATGGAGGAGGCGGCGGCATCCACTTCACCTACACACGAGAGGGGCGTCCCAGTGGAGAGGCGTTTGTGGAgttggagacagaggaggacctGAAGATTGCagtgaagaaagacagagaaactaTGGGTCACAGATACGTGGAAG TGTTTAAATCCAACAACGTTGAGATGGACTGGGTTATGAAGCACACAGGGCCAAACTGTCCAGAAACGGCAGGAGATGGGCTCGTTCGGCTCCGAGGTCTTCCATTTGGCTGCAGCAAAGAGGAGATAGTACAGTTTTTCTCAG GGTTGGAAATCGTGCCAAATGGGATAACATTGCCGGTGGACATCCAGGGGAGGAGTACGGGGGAGGCCTTCGTGCAGTTTGCTTCACAGGATATAGCTGAAAAGGCTCTAAAGAAACACAAGGAAAGAATAGGGCACAG GTACATTGAGATCTTCAAGAGTAGCCGCGCTGAGGTGCGGACCCACTATGAACCCCAGCGAAAGCCAATGGGCATGCAGAGACCTGGCCCCTATGATCGGCCTTCAGGTGGTCGTGGCTACAACATGATGGGCCGAGGGGGATCTTATGACAGAATGCGTCGTGGAGGatatggaggag GTGTATCGGACGGACGGTATGGAGATGGCGGCTCTTCCTTCCAGAGCACAACAGGTCATTGTGTCCACATGAGGGGCCTACCATACAGagccacagagacagacatctACAAT TTCTTCTCACCATTGAATCCTGTGCGGGTCCATATTGAGATCGGACCAGACGGCAGAGTAACCGGGGAGGCAGATGTAGAGTTCGCGACACACGAGGATGCCGTGGCAGCTATGTCCAAAGACAAAGCAAACATGC AGCACCGCTATGTGGAGCTGTTTTTGAACTCAACAGCAGGTGGCAGTAATGGAGCTTATGGCAGCCAGATGATGGGTGGCATGG gtAACCAGTCGTCTTACAGCAGTGGCCAGCTGAGCTCAGGGTACTCTGGGGGATACAGCAGTCAAGGAAACATGGGCGGTTACAATGACTATA GTAACCAGGGCGGAATGGGAAGCAGTTACTACGgcagcagcggaggaggaggaagcagaggctCCATGAATGGACTGGGTGGGGGATGGGGAAtgtag
- the LOC109625691 gene encoding heterogeneous nuclear ribonucleoprotein H isoform X1: MADEGYVVRIRGLPWSCSVDEVQRFFSADCKVINNGGGGGIHFTYTREGRPSGEAFVELETEEDLKIAVKKDRETMGHRYVEVFKSNNVEMDWVMKHTGPNCPETAGDGLVRLRGLPFGCSKEEIVQFFSGLEIVPNGITLPVDIQGRSTGEAFVQFASQDIAEKALKKHKERIGHRYIEIFKSSRAEVRTHYEPQRKPMGMQRPGPYDRPSGGRGYNMMGRGGSYDRMRRGGYGGGVSDGRYGDGGSSFQSTTGHCVHMRGLPYRATETDIYNFFSPLNPVRVHIEIGPDGRVTGEADVEFATHEDAVAAMSKDKANMQHRYVELFLNSTAGGSNGAYGSQMMGGMGNQSSYSSGQLSSGYSGGYSSQGNMGGYNDYSNQGGMGSSYYGSSGGGGSRGSMNGLGGGWGM; this comes from the exons ATGGCAGATGAAGGATACGTCGTACGCATCAGGGGTCTCCCTTGGTCTTGCTCAGTGGACGAAGTACAGAGGTTTTTCTCAG CAGATTGCAAGGTCATCAACAATGGAGGAGGCGGCGGCATCCACTTCACCTACACACGAGAGGGGCGTCCCAGTGGAGAGGCGTTTGTGGAgttggagacagaggaggacctGAAGATTGCagtgaagaaagacagagaaactaTGGGTCACAGATACGTGGAAG TGTTTAAATCCAACAACGTTGAGATGGACTGGGTTATGAAGCACACAGGGCCAAACTGTCCAGAAACGGCAGGAGATGGGCTCGTTCGGCTCCGAGGTCTTCCATTTGGCTGCAGCAAAGAGGAGATAGTACAGTTTTTCTCAG GGTTGGAAATCGTGCCAAATGGGATAACATTGCCGGTGGACATCCAGGGGAGGAGTACGGGGGAGGCCTTCGTGCAGTTTGCTTCACAGGATATAGCTGAAAAGGCTCTAAAGAAACACAAGGAAAGAATAGGGCACAG GTACATTGAGATCTTCAAGAGTAGCCGCGCTGAGGTGCGGACCCACTATGAACCCCAGCGAAAGCCAATGGGCATGCAGAGACCTGGCCCCTATGATCGGCCTTCAGGTGGTCGTGGCTACAACATGATGGGCCGAGGGGGATCTTATGACAGAATGCGTCGTGGAGGatatggaggag GTGTATCGGACGGACGGTATGGAGATGGCGGCTCTTCCTTCCAGAGCACAACAGGTCATTGTGTCCACATGAGGGGCCTACCATACAGagccacagagacagacatctACAAT TTCTTCTCACCATTGAATCCTGTGCGGGTCCATATTGAGATCGGACCAGACGGCAGAGTAACCGGGGAGGCAGATGTAGAGTTCGCGACACACGAGGATGCCGTGGCAGCTATGTCCAAAGACAAAGCAAACATGC AGCACCGCTATGTGGAGCTGTTTTTGAACTCAACAGCAGGTGGCAGTAATGGAGCTTATGGCAGCCAGATGATGGGTGGCATGG gtAACCAGTCGTCTTACAGCAGTGGCCAGCTGAGCTCAGGGTACTCTGGGGGATACAGCAGTCAAGGAAACATGGGCGGTTACAATGACTATA GTAACCAGGGCGGAATGGGAAGCAGTTACTACGgcagcagcggaggaggaggaagcagaggctCCATGAATGGACTGGGTGGGGGATGGGGAAtgtag
- the LOC109625691 gene encoding heterogeneous nuclear ribonucleoprotein H isoform X3: MADEGYVVRIRGLPWSCSVDEVQRFFSADCKVINNGGGGGIHFTYTREGRPSGEAFVELETEEDLKIAVKKDRETMGHRYVEVFKSNNVEMDWVMKHTGPNCPETAGDGLVRLRGLPFGCSKEEIVQFFSGLEIVPNGITLPVDIQGRSTGEAFVQFASQDIAEKALKKHKERIGHRYIEIFKSSRAEVRTHYEPQRKPMGMQRPGPYDRPSGGRGYNMMGRGGSYDRMRRGGYGGGVSDGRYGDGGSSFQSTTGHCVHMRGLPYRATETDIYNFFSPLNPVRVHIEIGPDGRVTGEADVEFATHEDAVAAMSKDKANMQHRYVELFLNSTAGGSNGAYGSQMMGGMGNQSSYSSGQLSSGYSGGYSSQGNMGGYNDYIR, from the exons ATGGCAGATGAAGGATACGTCGTACGCATCAGGGGTCTCCCTTGGTCTTGCTCAGTGGACGAAGTACAGAGGTTTTTCTCAG CAGATTGCAAGGTCATCAACAATGGAGGAGGCGGCGGCATCCACTTCACCTACACACGAGAGGGGCGTCCCAGTGGAGAGGCGTTTGTGGAgttggagacagaggaggacctGAAGATTGCagtgaagaaagacagagaaactaTGGGTCACAGATACGTGGAAG TGTTTAAATCCAACAACGTTGAGATGGACTGGGTTATGAAGCACACAGGGCCAAACTGTCCAGAAACGGCAGGAGATGGGCTCGTTCGGCTCCGAGGTCTTCCATTTGGCTGCAGCAAAGAGGAGATAGTACAGTTTTTCTCAG GGTTGGAAATCGTGCCAAATGGGATAACATTGCCGGTGGACATCCAGGGGAGGAGTACGGGGGAGGCCTTCGTGCAGTTTGCTTCACAGGATATAGCTGAAAAGGCTCTAAAGAAACACAAGGAAAGAATAGGGCACAG GTACATTGAGATCTTCAAGAGTAGCCGCGCTGAGGTGCGGACCCACTATGAACCCCAGCGAAAGCCAATGGGCATGCAGAGACCTGGCCCCTATGATCGGCCTTCAGGTGGTCGTGGCTACAACATGATGGGCCGAGGGGGATCTTATGACAGAATGCGTCGTGGAGGatatggaggag GTGTATCGGACGGACGGTATGGAGATGGCGGCTCTTCCTTCCAGAGCACAACAGGTCATTGTGTCCACATGAGGGGCCTACCATACAGagccacagagacagacatctACAAT TTCTTCTCACCATTGAATCCTGTGCGGGTCCATATTGAGATCGGACCAGACGGCAGAGTAACCGGGGAGGCAGATGTAGAGTTCGCGACACACGAGGATGCCGTGGCAGCTATGTCCAAAGACAAAGCAAACATGC AGCACCGCTATGTGGAGCTGTTTTTGAACTCAACAGCAGGTGGCAGTAATGGAGCTTATGGCAGCCAGATGATGGGTGGCATGG gtAACCAGTCGTCTTACAGCAGTGGCCAGCTGAGCTCAGGGTACTCTGGGGGATACAGCAGTCAAGGAAACATGGGCGGTTACAATGACTATA ttAGGTAA